The Amaranthus tricolor cultivar Red isolate AtriRed21 chromosome 14, ASM2621246v1, whole genome shotgun sequence DNA window TTGGGGCGAACTGGCCCTTATTAGATAACAATATATGGAATGCAAGCGAGAGACAGATTGGTGGGCCTTTGAATTCTGGATACGTTAATTACAGTGCACAACAATCAGGTAACGAAGATTTGAGTTTCTCTTTTCTTCGCTTTCGTCAAAGTTTGATAGTGCGTGCCCTAGTTATTTTTTAAATCGTATTTGtccattcattcttcatgtgaCTTGTCCCTTGTGTTTCTGTGAGATGTAGACATTGAGAGGGGACAAGGCAATCAGTTCTCACCGAGTCCTCATGGGGTTAACTTTATTCGGCCAAGTTTGAGACCTGAATTTTCCAAAAGCCCATCACAGCTTCAGCAGTTAAATTTAAATGGATTTATGCATGCATCTCAAGTTGGACATACAAGACAGAATGAGGGTAACTTTTTGGGAGTGGATAGAGAACCTGATCGACACAATATGACGAGAAGAAGTCCATCTGTTCTTGAATCACATCAGAGGAGTGGTTCACAGCACTCTAATGTGGCAAGTTTTGGAGGCTTAGAATCACCAATGAATTTCAACTTTCTTGGTGGCCAACAGCGAATTAATGGGCAGCAACCAGGAATGCTGCAATCCTTTCCTCGGCAACAGCCTGTTAACAACGATACTCAGTTGCAGCAGCAAATCATGCTTAAACAAATGCAAGAGCTACAGAGGCATCATCAGCTTCAACAACTGGAAGCAATGCAAAAAAGTACGGCAAACGACATTTTATCCTTCGGAAATTCGGCAGCAGGACATCCACAAGCTGTTAATGGCAATCCTATGCGTGATACATCTAATCATATATGGCCCCCTCAAGCCATGGTTGGCAACACAAACTGGCAGCAGCGAGGGCTGTCTTCTGCGCAAGGATATTCTAATGGATTTGTGAATACCCCAGATCAAGGGCATGCAATGCAGTTTATGGGATTGGAACCTCAGCAAACTTCACAATCTCTGTATGGGGTTCCCGTTTCTAGTTCACGAAGGGCCAATGCATTTTCTCAGAGCAACATGGATAAACCTGGAATGCTTCAGGTTCCAACTCCAAGTAGTTCTTTTCCTGGAAATCAATACGGTTCAGTTGGAGAGCAGGTCAATGCAAAGGATGGAAATATGGTTTCCAGATATGGATCAGAAGGGAGAAGTTCATATGAACAGGCATCCAGTCAATGTTTAGCAAATGTGAATCTCGGGGAATTCACAAAGGCGCAGCAGAGGAATGTGCCAATATCAAAAGGTGGTGGACAAGGTCTTGGTGAGTGTTCAGAATTGTTTCCTGAAAAACCTGTAACTCAGTCCTCTTCACAGTCTGCTTCTACGCAGACTGCTAATGGTTTAGATCCAACTGAAGAAAAGATTTTGTTTGGTAATGACGAAAATACTTCTATTTGGGAAGCATTTGGTGAGGCATCACTTACAGGAAGTGGAGATGCCACAGATCTGCCCAGTAGCATTCCCTCGCTGCAAGGTGGTACCTGGAGTGCTCTTATGCAGTCTGCTGTTGCAGAAACCTCCAATACTGATGCAGGGATGCAGGATGATTGGAGTGGCCTAGGTTCTCAAAACTCTAGATTGCAGTCTGGCAACCAGCATCCTTCAGTTATTAATAGTAATGAGACATCACAACTGAATTTTGTTGACAGCTTCCAGAGAAGCTCACTGGGTTCCCAACATGGTACCAATAATGTTAGCACCCATGATGCAACTTTGAATGCAAATCGTATGAATAGTTCTATGAAACAGCAGCCGTTTCTGAATCAAAGAAAAGAATATCAACAAACAGAAAGTCCGCGTGAAGGAAGAAGGTGGGTAGACAGCAGTCAGCATAAGTCACATGTTGAAGAGAAGCACATGCGGGGAAAATCTAATTCTTCTAGGGACTGCTTGAGTACAGATGCTGGCTTTTGGAGCCATCAGCAGAATACATTTTTGCCTGACAACAATGTTCAACAATCCAATCGACCAAACCCTTCAAATTTCTTTGGATCTACGCCAACTAATGGAGCTTTAGCCTCTAGTAACCAAAATAACTTGCCCGATAAAGATCATAACTTTAAGATGTACATGGATACAGGTCATGGTTCTGCTTCGAGGCTTGAACCTGTTCCAAATTCTGATATGAAAATGGGAAGTGGGCATTTCATTTCAAAAGATGATGCTGTTGCACCGGGTTTGAGTAAAATGAAGATCAATTTTGAATCTAGCAAACTTCATAATAATGATCATCATGATTTGTGGAAATCGGTCAATTCATCTGGAAAGTATGGATTACAGAGTTGTAGTAGAGACCATCATAATTTGAATAAGGGACCTCTTATATTGGAGTCTTCACATAATAGCCCTGATGGTGGAGCTGTTGAGATGCGTGAGACAGAAAACATTGATCGGAGGGAGAGTTCCAGTGATAGCCACCGCAATAGTTTTCCTCAAAGTGCTTCAATTGGTGGTTTGAGAGAGAATATGTGGTCAGATTATGCTGATGGGCGTAGTTTACCTGGAGGCCAAGAGAGGTCTTCCAGTCAAACTGCAAAACGAGGCCCAGTAGAGCAGAAATTCCAGTATCATCCCATGGCAGATGTGAATATGGATTTGGATTCTTCTTATGCAGCAAAAAACGTTTTGCATTCGCAATCCATGTCTCAGAAGCTTTCCACGGGAGTTAAAGGCCAAGAATTAAACCCAAGATTTCTTAGTTCATTGAACACTAATGTCACTGATATGGAGAAGGTTAGATATGGATTTTTGTTTGGAATTCTCCTCCCCTTGTCCCTCTTTCCCTTACTCGCTTCATGTGCACATGCATACCTCCATCCACAGAAATTTATTTACATTATGAATTTAAATAAACAGCGAGGGTTTATTTTCTTCTGATGCAGGGTAGGGTATTTTTCAATGGACCTGTTAATGCCGCACGTGGAGTATCATCTGGTGGGGTTCATCCTGGCTACTTACCTAATATGTCTGCTCCTTTCATCACATGCAGTGGAATTGCCTCACCAAACCAACATATATCATCCaggtaaattattattttttgaatactCATTTCATCTCTTCTATCTTGGTTTAGGGAAATCTTTGGGCCTTTGATATAGCTCATCTCCCTTGATTTCATTACTTTAATTAAgtgtatatataatttaatttctagGTGTTCTTTTATATGCGATCCTTTGAGGTTGTGTACCTGATCAAGTTAATGACTCTGTATCTTTTGTCTGTGTCAGGAAATGGTTTATATTGTTTCTGTTtgtctttttcaattttttttgggttgGTTTAGTTCTTTTTGACACATTTGTATGTTCCAAATAGTAAATTGCTATGTAGCTGTAGGAAACTTGTCCAGTTTCATAAATATTTGTGCTTGCTCTATGTTATCCTCTTACAAGTAAAAAACATTTGTTTGGTTCTAGAAAGAATTCAATTTCATTCAGAGTTCCACTTAAAGGAAACTTATTTCTCCTAAAACTTCCTGGGAAGTATTTTTAAAGTGTTTGGCAATATGGAATTTCCCTTTCCATTGAACTTGCAAAAAATCCTATTTTCCtccatttatcttttttagtgCCAACCAATCAACACTTCTCCCATGTTTTCCCTAGGATTTCAACCTCCCATGTGATTTGTGTCCAATTAAACAAAAAGTTTGTTGCCAAAGGTGGTTGTGTTGAGATTTTTTTGTAGTCATGCAACTcacatattatttatatttatgtttcTTATTAGTTTGTCATCTATAAACCTTGATAATTTGTTGCAGCCAGAACATGCTCGAGCTTTTTGACAAGGTTGATCAATCCAAGGAGCAAAATACTGCCTCACAGTCACACCTCAATTCTACTGATTACAATAGGTTTTCTGAGATATCTGCTAGTGGACTGGCTGGACCTAGACAGGGTCAGTGTTTCTCATCTCATGGTTTTGGTTTACAACTAGCTCCACCATCTCAAGGAATTGCTCCTTCAAATCTAAGTGATGCTGTTCAAAGCTCCTCTAGAACTGCTGAATCTCCCAGTTCGGATCATGTACCTACTGAGAAAGGAGATGAAACTTATCCATGGTGGGCTTCCACTTCAGGATCTTCTGCTCACTGTTTACCTCCTTCTCATCAACCAACTCAACTGGAATCAGGGAATGAATCTGGAAGGCTGGAAAATAAGGGTTCCGATGTTTT harbors:
- the LOC130800403 gene encoding uncharacterized protein LOC130800403, which codes for MPGNDVGDRVHNFLDQGSLSQDQRHTQLVGANWPLLDNNIWNASERQIGGPLNSGYVNYSAQQSDIERGQGNQFSPSPHGVNFIRPSLRPEFSKSPSQLQQLNLNGFMHASQVGHTRQNEGNFLGVDREPDRHNMTRRSPSVLESHQRSGSQHSNVASFGGLESPMNFNFLGGQQRINGQQPGMLQSFPRQQPVNNDTQLQQQIMLKQMQELQRHHQLQQLEAMQKSTANDILSFGNSAAGHPQAVNGNPMRDTSNHIWPPQAMVGNTNWQQRGLSSAQGYSNGFVNTPDQGHAMQFMGLEPQQTSQSLYGVPVSSSRRANAFSQSNMDKPGMLQVPTPSSSFPGNQYGSVGEQVNAKDGNMVSRYGSEGRSSYEQASSQCLANVNLGEFTKAQQRNVPISKGGGQGLGECSELFPEKPVTQSSSQSASTQTANGLDPTEEKILFGNDENTSIWEAFGEASLTGSGDATDLPSSIPSLQGGTWSALMQSAVAETSNTDAGMQDDWSGLGSQNSRLQSGNQHPSVINSNETSQLNFVDSFQRSSLGSQHGTNNVSTHDATLNANRMNSSMKQQPFLNQRKEYQQTESPREGRRWVDSSQHKSHVEEKHMRGKSNSSRDCLSTDAGFWSHQQNTFLPDNNVQQSNRPNPSNFFGSTPTNGALASSNQNNLPDKDHNFKMYMDTGHGSASRLEPVPNSDMKMGSGHFISKDDAVAPGLSKMKINFESSKLHNNDHHDLWKSVNSSGKYGLQSCSRDHHNLNKGPLILESSHNSPDGGAVEMRETENIDRRESSSDSHRNSFPQSASIGGLRENMWSDYADGRSLPGGQERSSSQTAKRGPVEQKFQYHPMADVNMDLDSSYAAKNVLHSQSMSQKLSTGVKGQELNPRFLSSLNTNVTDMEKGRVFFNGPVNAARGVSSGGVHPGYLPNMSAPFITCSGIASPNQHISSSQNMLELFDKVDQSKEQNTASQSHLNSTDYNRFSEISASGLAGPRQGQCFSSHGFGLQLAPPSQGIAPSNLSDAVQSSSRTAESPSSDHVPTEKGDETYPWWASTSGSSAHCLPPSHQPTQLESGNESGRLENKGSDVLASNFKENISDSFSSVPNMRSPLQNQLWTAPGGNTTSEQSATVSFNRHAYHDQSNELQPSAMINQSVCNPQNNVVPGRDINQSGLSDLTRQMPVSLHSDMFGMPRKDSLPPLGSNLWTSQQQLLGSAACKAPEIKSQFQLSDASKMSSSQPMKDGKDVPNRVDAFSSLVTVGGESETEEARSSVKTFDTSLEEPSMRHLRSASPSSSAINQKGIEPYHNFVRPYNNAHNSYILPHQMQNIRNVASDPSHRESKRLKGQDDDLNRQQVAEQLEGPVAGSMNSMVREPSMNQTTVSVEDAKMLGFSPHLGNRNKSFQLLHGTFASQDLFSIGHSDPQKFGSGKFPCQSEETGISPQMGPSWFEQYGTVKHGQLLGGHNAPRLPMVQNVEQQFISGKPPKNLAMHNSAQSTATVTDAAQIVNTCQEVNACIPSERVSSLHALVPHVSATCSESAAPKKRKTATSDLLPWNKEIEYCLKRLQNISSAEVDWAQSSTRLMEKVEDGTDNSEDLLPMIRPKRRLLKTTQLMQQVFQTPSAGVLSLDASSNYEAIVYSLSRSVLGDACSLTSGVDGSTPVESGNLLCGEVQTSERIRDQYFTKAVEDFASREKELEIDILRLDKRASILDIRLETQDLERFSVNCRFERFHGRGQVEWAETSSPLDAAVTFLKPSPLRYVSARPMPRNVPEGVECLSL